The DNA sequence AGATCGCTTGTAAATGGTTTTTCGTAGAATTGCTTGTAAATGGTTTGCATGTCTAATTTGCGCAGGGCGGCATCTTGCTCGGACCTTCGGCCCTGGGCCGGTGGGGCGCCTTCCGCCGCACGATCTTCCCGGAGTGGAGCACCCCCGCGCTAGACACCGTGTCGGGCCTCGGCctgctcctcttcctcttcctggtCGGCCTCGAGCTCGACTTCCGCGCCGTTCGACGCGTGGGGCCCCGCAGCGTGGCCATCGCAGCGGCCGGCATCGTGCCTCCGCTGCTCGCCGCCGCCGGTATCGTGCCACTCCTCGACCTCGCCATCCCGGCGCCCCGCCAAGCCTCATACCTCTCGCTGTGCGTGTTCCTCGGCGCCGCGCTCTCGGTGACCGCTCTCCCCGTGCTCGCGTGCATCCTCAAGGAGCTCGGCCTCCTCGGAGTGCCCTTCGGCGAGACCGCCATGGCTGCCGCCGCCGTGAACGACGTCTTCGCGTGGGCGCTCCTCGCGCTCGCTCTCGCCGTGTCCGGCGGGGGCCGCGAGCCGAAGGGACCCCCTCTCGCTCCGGTCTACATCCTCTCGTCGGGCGCCGTCTTCGTGGCGTTCACGTTCTTCGCGCTCCGCCCTCTCATGGCGCGCCTGGCGCGCCGCACAGGCCCCTGCAGCTCGGAAAGCAACCTGACCTGCTCATGCGCCGTCGCGTGCGCGCTCCTAGCGGGCACCGTGACCGACGCCATCGGCGTGCACCCCGTGTTCGGCGCGTTCGTGTTCGGGCTGGCCATGCCCCGGGAGGACGGCTTCGCGGAGCGCATCGGCGAGAAGGTGACGCCGCTGGTGTCCGGGCTGATGCTGCCGCTCTACTTCGCCACGAGCGGACTGCACACGAATGTGGACAACGTCCAGGGCGTGGCCGCGTGGGGGATGGTGGCGCTCGTGGTGGCCGTGGCTGTGGTGGGGAAGTTCACCGGGACGTTCGCGGTAGCGGTCGCCGGGACCGGCATGGCCAGGCGCGAGGCGGCCGCCCTCGGCGTGGCCATGAGCGCCAAGGGTCTCGTGGAGCTCATCGTACTCAACATCGGCAAGGAGAAGAAGGTCAGTAGTACTTGCATACACACGGACGTTGTAAATGTAATTATCAATTGTTACGTACGAGGACTCACGGGCTCATGTGCGTGCAGGTGCTGGACGACACGACGTTCGCCATCTTCGTGATCATGGCGCTGACGACCACGGTGATCGCGACGCCGCTCATGACGGCGCTCTACCGGCATCAGTCCACGGCCACCACGCCGGAGATCGATGGGATGGGGCTCAAAGGAGGCGACGCTTGCCCGGCATAAACTCAGGGATTATCAATCGGTCATAGACTCATACTCCATACTTTGGCAGTGATCCTCGCTGCTGATATGCACCTATGTGAATCGTTTGGTTTGTGTGTTCAACTGTTCATGCATGTACTGAAGTAGGAGAGCTACGAGGTCATGCAGGCAGGAGTTGCtctgttttcttcttcttcttcttcttcttcttcttcttcttcttcttcttcttcttgtggCTATCAGCTATCCCTGAGCGATGGCCATGTGCCGTAGCACTACCAAGCTTCGCAATGTATCATTTTGGGTTTACCCATGTAATGTTATTAATTAACTCTGAATGATATCACCCTTTGCTCTTGTTACAATAACACAAGGCTAGTGGCAAGTTGTGACATCCAATGAACAAACGAATTACCAGCTCTTGGCTAATAGGCTTCAAGAGATCATTCTCAACTTAGTGATG is a window from the Triticum urartu cultivar G1812 unplaced genomic scaffold, Tu2.1 TuUngrouped_contig_6314, whole genome shotgun sequence genome containing:
- the LOC125530438 gene encoding cation/H(+) antiporter 20-like; translated protein: MAVKMASDGLWQGENPLDFALPLLAVQMAVVLVVTQGLAFALKPLRQPRVIAEILGGILLGPSALGRWGAFRRTIFPEWSTPALDTVSGLGLLLFLFLVGLELDFRAVRRVGPRSVAIAAAGIVPPLLAAAGIVPLLDLAIPAPRQASYLSLCVFLGAALSVTALPVLACILKELGLLGVPFGETAMAAAAVNDVFAWALLALALAVSGGGREPKGPPLAPVYILSSGAVFVAFTFFALRPLMARLARRTGPCSSESNLTCSCAVACALLAGTVTDAIGVHPVFGAFVFGLAMPREDGFAERIGEKVTPLVSGLMLPLYFATSGLHTNVDNVQGVAAWGMVALVVAVAVVGKFTGTFAVAVAGTGMARREAAALGVAMSAKGLVELIVLNIGKEKKVLDDTTFAIFVIMALTTTVIATPLMTALYRHQSTATTPEIDGMGLKGGDACPA